From the genome of Chlorogloeopsis sp. ULAP01, one region includes:
- a CDS encoding AAA family ATPase, translating to MTEAAIPPLIEQMLQPGFYPHPVQEPIQLIQTHISYVLLTGDFAYKVKKPVNFGFLDFSTLEKRHHFAEEELRLNQRGAGELYLEVLPVTLVEGQYHLGGKTEAVEYMLKMRQFPQAALLSEMFEQGKLQESHLEELGRVVAQFHAQTATNDYIRSFGEVSQIRAAFDENYQQTEKYINGPQTQVQFEETKQYTDKFFAERTELFESRMTDDFIRECHGDLHLRNIALWQDKILLFDCIEFNEPFRFVDVMYDVAFTVMDLEARQRQDLGNAFLNTYIEQTGDWEGLQLLPLYLSRQAYVRAKVTSFLLDDPGVPAQVKQEAANTAAGYYKQAWEYTKPCQGQLILMSGLSGSGKSTTARYLARQLGAIHLRSDAVRKHLAGIPLMQRGGDDLYTPQMTQKTYERLLELGIMLASQGFSVILDAKYDRSALRQEAIAQATEKQIPLQILHCQAPLEVIRERLQNRRGDIADATADLLASQQKLAEPFTEKEKPLVKILDTTQPQQAQLKQIFSY from the coding sequence ATGACAGAAGCTGCTATTCCACCTTTAATTGAGCAAATGTTGCAGCCTGGATTTTATCCGCATCCAGTGCAGGAGCCGATTCAATTGATACAGACGCATATTTCTTATGTGTTGTTGACTGGGGATTTTGCTTATAAGGTGAAGAAGCCTGTCAATTTTGGCTTTTTGGATTTCTCTACGTTAGAAAAGCGGCATCATTTTGCTGAGGAGGAGTTGCGCTTGAATCAAAGGGGAGCGGGGGAACTGTATTTGGAAGTTTTGCCTGTGACTTTGGTGGAAGGGCAATACCATTTGGGAGGAAAGACAGAGGCAGTAGAATACATGCTGAAGATGCGCCAGTTTCCTCAAGCGGCGCTATTGAGTGAAATGTTTGAGCAAGGCAAGTTGCAGGAGTCTCACTTAGAAGAGTTGGGGCGGGTAGTGGCACAATTTCATGCTCAAACTGCGACAAACGATTACATTCGTTCTTTTGGTGAGGTGTCGCAAATTCGAGCAGCGTTTGATGAGAATTATCAACAAACTGAAAAATATATTAATGGGCCGCAAACCCAGGTACAGTTTGAAGAAACTAAGCAGTATACAGATAAGTTTTTTGCAGAGCGTACAGAGTTATTTGAAAGCCGGATGACTGATGATTTTATTCGAGAATGTCACGGCGATTTGCATCTGAGAAATATTGCTCTGTGGCAAGACAAAATTTTGTTGTTCGACTGCATTGAGTTCAATGAGCCGTTTCGCTTTGTCGATGTCATGTATGATGTGGCGTTTACAGTGATGGATTTGGAAGCACGACAGCGCCAGGACTTGGGTAATGCATTTTTGAATACGTATATAGAACAAACTGGCGACTGGGAAGGTTTGCAGCTGCTGCCTTTGTATTTAAGCCGTCAAGCTTATGTTAGAGCTAAGGTAACTTCGTTTTTGTTAGACGATCCTGGTGTGCCAGCCCAAGTTAAGCAAGAGGCGGCAAATACTGCGGCTGGTTATTACAAGCAAGCCTGGGAGTATACTAAACCCTGTCAAGGACAATTAATTTTGATGTCTGGATTGTCTGGTTCTGGCAAAAGTACGACGGCACGGTATTTAGCTCGACAGTTGGGAGCAATTCATCTTCGTTCTGATGCTGTTAGGAAGCATTTGGCTGGTATTCCCCTGATGCAACGCGGTGGAGATGATTTGTATACGCCCCAAATGACTCAGAAAACCTATGAACGCTTGCTGGAATTGGGAATTATGCTAGCATCCCAAGGTTTTAGTGTGATTTTGGATGCTAAGTATGACCGTTCTGCATTGCGCCAAGAAGCGATCGCTCAAGCTACAGAAAAGCAAATTCCTTTACAAATTCTCCACTGTCAAGCACCGCTAGAAGTAATAAGGGAGCGGTTGCAAAACCGCAGGGGCGATATTGCTGATGCTACTGCCGATTTATTGGCATCTCAACAAAAATTGGCGGAACCTTTTACTGAAAAAGAAAAACCATTAGTTAAAATTTTGGACACTACTCAACCACAACAGGCACAATTAAAACAAATCTTT
- a CDS encoding 50S ribosomal protein L25/general stress protein Ctc gives MELNVECQKRPEGSKPKALRRSGQIPGNLYGHKGTESIALSIDAKVVERLLKKASVNNTLIDLKVTDAPWQGKTLLREVQTHPAKGTPYHLSFFAVAGHGPTDVEIPLHFVGDAIGVKQNSGILDPVITELQVRCDPQNIPDYIEVDVSQMDIGDNLHISEIALPSGVTALDEGTRMVVSVLPPQKSTDTGTESEATA, from the coding sequence ATGGAACTTAATGTTGAATGTCAAAAGCGTCCAGAAGGTAGCAAGCCAAAGGCTTTGCGCCGTTCTGGGCAAATACCTGGTAACCTGTACGGTCATAAAGGCACAGAGTCAATTGCGTTGAGCATTGACGCTAAGGTTGTAGAGCGCTTGCTAAAAAAAGCTTCAGTCAACAACACTTTGATTGATTTAAAAGTGACTGATGCACCCTGGCAGGGCAAAACTTTGCTGCGGGAAGTGCAAACCCATCCAGCTAAGGGTACACCTTACCATCTCAGCTTTTTTGCTGTAGCAGGACATGGCCCCACCGATGTCGAAATACCTTTACATTTTGTGGGAGATGCGATCGGTGTGAAACAAAACAGTGGAATTTTAGATCCTGTGATTACAGAATTGCAGGTACGTTGCGATCCGCAGAATATTCCTGATTACATTGAAGTAGATGTTTCTCAAATGGATATTGGTGACAACCTACATATCAGTGAAATAGCACTGCCGTCTGGTGTAACAGCGTTGGATGAAGGAACGCGAATGGTTGTCAGTGTTTTACCTCCACAAAAAAGCACCGATACGGGAACAGAATCAGAAGCTACTGCTTAA
- a CDS encoding adenylosuccinate synthase, which translates to MANVIVIGAQWGDEGKGKITDLLSRSADVVVRYQGGVNAGHTIVVKGQTFKLHLIPSGILYPNTECIIGCGTVIDPQVLIAELDQLKQLGISTDNLFISETAHVTMPYHRLIDQASEERRGSHKIGTTGRGIGPTYADKSERIGIRILDLMDAEGLRKQLEWTINYKNVILEKLYNLPLLDPQKVIDEYLGYAERLRPHVVDTSLKIYDAIQRRRNILFEGAQGTLLDLDHGTYPYVTSSNPVAGGACVGTGLGPTMIDRVIGVAKAYTTRVGEGPFPTELDGEVGELLCARGAEFGTTTGRKRRCGWFDAVIGRYAVRINGMDCLAITKLDVLDELEEIKVCVAYEIDGERCEHFPSSARKFARCRPIYKSMPGWQQSTANCRTLEDLPRQALDYLKFLAELMEVPIAIVSLGASRDQTIIVEDPIHGPKRALLHADGTPASLLSA; encoded by the coding sequence TTGGCTAACGTCATTGTCATAGGTGCCCAGTGGGGCGATGAAGGAAAAGGAAAAATAACCGACTTACTCAGCCGCTCCGCCGATGTTGTAGTGCGTTACCAAGGGGGTGTCAACGCTGGACACACAATTGTCGTTAAGGGTCAGACCTTTAAACTGCACTTGATTCCCTCTGGTATCTTGTACCCGAATACGGAGTGCATTATTGGTTGTGGGACAGTAATCGATCCACAGGTTTTAATCGCAGAACTCGATCAGCTCAAACAACTAGGAATTTCCACTGATAATCTGTTTATTTCTGAAACAGCCCACGTGACGATGCCCTATCATCGATTGATTGACCAGGCATCGGAGGAACGCCGGGGCAGCCACAAAATTGGTACCACCGGCCGGGGTATTGGCCCTACGTATGCTGACAAATCAGAGCGGATAGGAATCAGGATTTTAGATTTAATGGACGCTGAAGGGCTGCGCAAGCAGTTAGAGTGGACGATCAATTATAAAAACGTCATTCTAGAAAAACTTTACAATCTACCACTTTTAGATCCGCAAAAGGTAATAGACGAATATCTGGGGTATGCAGAACGGCTGCGTCCCCACGTCGTTGATACCTCTTTAAAAATATACGATGCAATTCAACGACGGCGCAATATCTTGTTTGAAGGAGCGCAAGGAACTCTGCTCGATTTAGATCACGGTACTTATCCCTATGTCACCTCATCTAATCCGGTGGCGGGAGGAGCTTGTGTCGGCACAGGGCTTGGGCCGACAATGATTGACCGCGTGATTGGAGTAGCTAAAGCTTACACTACGCGTGTGGGCGAGGGGCCTTTCCCGACCGAATTGGACGGGGAAGTGGGAGAATTATTGTGTGCGCGTGGTGCCGAATTTGGAACAACAACCGGGCGCAAGCGTCGCTGTGGCTGGTTTGACGCTGTAATTGGTCGTTACGCTGTGCGGATCAACGGTATGGATTGTCTGGCAATTACCAAACTAGATGTTCTTGATGAACTAGAGGAAATCAAAGTTTGTGTGGCTTACGAGATCGATGGGGAACGTTGCGAACATTTTCCTAGCAGCGCTCGTAAGTTTGCCCGTTGTCGTCCTATTTATAAGTCTATGCCGGGATGGCAGCAATCTACAGCCAACTGCCGCACTTTGGAAGACTTGCCACGGCAAGCGTTGGATTATCTAAAGTTTTTGGCAGAATTAATGGAAGTTCCGATCGCGATCGTTTCTTTAGGAGCAAGCCGCGATCAAACTATCATTGTTGAAGACCCCATTCACGGTCCTAAACGCGCTTTGTTGCACGCTGACGGTACGCCTGCTTCGTTGCTGAGTGCGTAG
- a CDS encoding PAS domain S-box protein: MKLSITQKLAVGFATALAVVVGNAIVSYWNTLQLIDNERWVQHTHKVLTQLESTLSTLEDAETGQRGYLITGDTSYLESYFTADVEINEHIKRLRKLTADNPNQQEQISLLEQKIIKRFELLQQGLSLRQNQGFAPAQELVMSGRGKKVMDEIRQIIQQMQQAENSLLEKRSQLSHTSSQQMIATFTLAALLNFALIVTLYIFISRYISQNQKSQKALQNSEQQFRATFNQAAVDIAHVAPNGKWLLVNEKICEILSYSREELLNLTFQDITHPEDLDTDLEFVRQILANKIQTYSMEKRYIRKDGDRIWVNLTVSLVHESSGEPKYFISVVEDITKRKQAEQALQISLKDLADMKFALDQAAIVAFTDDEGKITYVNDKFCEISQYSKEELLGQNHRIINSGYHTREFFHQMWATITRGQVWRGEIKNRAKDGTFYWVDTTIVPLLDAQGKPFEYVAIHSDITQRKAAQEKIQEQAQLLDQSQDGIFVIDMAECIVYWNKSAENLFGWTNKEAIAKKASELVFKNTSPQLQEVQEIVAQSGTWQGELYLVKKDSKEIIVDSGWTLVRNDNQQPKSILIVNTDITEKKKLEAQFLRAQRLESIGTLAGGIAHDLNNVLAPVLMSVHLLRMKFPEPQNQQLLTLMEDSVKCGANLVKQVLSFARGLSSDRAILQLKHIIREIEQIIKETFPKSIELQTDLPKDLWTVYGDATQIHQVLMNLVVNANDAMPNGGVLKIVAENVVLDEQYARMHLDAQAGTYTVITVEDTGIGMPPEVQERIFEPFFTTKEVGKGTGLGLSTVISIVKNHGGFVNVYSEVGRGTKFQIYFPASEGAETQQSAQEREELTGNDELILVVDDEVTIREITKSSLEAYNYRVITASDGVEAVTIYAQQWQEISIVLLDMMMPAMDGAIAIRTLQKINPDVKIIATSGLLSQRTIAESQGTGVKAFLSKPCTAKDLLLAISAVK, encoded by the coding sequence ATGAAGCTATCAATTACACAAAAGCTGGCAGTAGGATTTGCAACTGCATTGGCAGTTGTAGTTGGAAATGCCATAGTCTCCTATTGGAACACTTTGCAGCTGATTGATAATGAGCGATGGGTACAACATACTCACAAAGTGCTAACTCAACTTGAGAGTACACTTTCGACATTAGAAGATGCTGAAACTGGGCAGCGTGGCTATTTAATTACAGGAGATACAAGTTATTTGGAATCTTATTTTACCGCAGATGTGGAAATAAATGAACATATCAAAAGACTGAGAAAATTAACAGCAGATAACCCCAACCAACAGGAGCAAATTTCTTTACTTGAGCAGAAAATAATCAAGAGATTTGAGCTACTCCAACAAGGACTTTCTTTGCGTCAAAACCAAGGATTTGCACCTGCACAAGAGTTAGTCATGTCTGGTAGAGGAAAAAAGGTAATGGATGAAATCCGCCAGATAATTCAACAAATGCAGCAGGCGGAAAATTCACTATTAGAAAAACGAAGTCAACTGTCGCACACAAGCTCTCAGCAGATGATCGCTACCTTCACCCTCGCTGCTCTTCTGAATTTTGCGCTCATCGTAACACTTTACATATTTATCAGCCGTTACATCAGTCAAAATCAAAAGTCACAGAAGGCGCTACAAAATAGCGAGCAACAATTTCGCGCTACATTTAATCAGGCTGCTGTCGATATTGCTCATGTCGCTCCCAATGGTAAATGGTTACTAGTAAATGAAAAGATTTGCGAGATTCTTAGCTACAGTCGTGAGGAGTTACTCAACCTAACATTTCAAGATATTACTCATCCAGAAGATCTCGATACTGATTTAGAGTTTGTACGGCAAATTTTAGCGAATAAAATTCAGACGTACTCGATGGAGAAGCGTTACATCAGAAAAGATGGCGATCGCATTTGGGTAAATTTGACTGTATCGCTGGTACACGAATCAAGTGGAGAGCCTAAATATTTTATTTCTGTTGTCGAAGATATTACAAAACGCAAACAGGCAGAACAAGCGCTGCAAATATCGCTCAAAGACTTGGCAGACATGAAGTTTGCTTTAGATCAAGCTGCAATTGTGGCATTTACTGATGATGAGGGAAAAATTACATACGTCAACGATAAATTCTGCGAAATTTCTCAATATTCTAAAGAAGAACTTTTAGGGCAAAATCATCGCATTATTAATTCTGGTTATCACACGCGAGAATTCTTTCATCAAATGTGGGCAACTATTACCAGAGGACAGGTGTGGAGAGGCGAAATCAAAAATCGTGCCAAAGACGGCACCTTTTACTGGGTAGATACAACAATTGTGCCACTTTTAGATGCCCAAGGAAAACCTTTTGAATACGTAGCGATCCACAGCGACATTACTCAGCGCAAAGCTGCCCAAGAGAAAATACAAGAGCAAGCACAGCTTTTAGATCAATCACAAGATGGGATTTTTGTCATAGATATGGCAGAATGCATCGTGTATTGGAATAAAAGTGCGGAAAATTTATTTGGCTGGACAAATAAAGAAGCGATCGCAAAAAAAGCCAGCGAACTTGTCTTTAAAAATACTTCTCCCCAATTGCAAGAAGTACAAGAAATTGTTGCTCAATCTGGCACCTGGCAAGGCGAGTTATATCTGGTAAAAAAAGATAGCAAAGAAATCATCGTCGATAGCGGTTGGACATTGGTAAGAAATGACAACCAGCAACCGAAATCAATCCTCATTGTCAATACTGATATTACAGAAAAGAAAAAACTAGAAGCGCAATTTTTACGCGCTCAACGCCTAGAAAGTATTGGCACCTTAGCAGGTGGTATCGCCCACGATCTCAACAACGTACTAGCACCAGTTTTGATGTCTGTACATCTGTTGCGGATGAAATTCCCCGAACCGCAGAATCAGCAACTGCTAACATTGATGGAAGACAGTGTCAAATGTGGGGCGAATTTGGTTAAGCAGGTATTGTCTTTTGCTCGTGGTTTGTCAAGCGATCGCGCTATTTTGCAACTCAAGCATATCATTCGAGAAATTGAGCAGATTATCAAAGAGACATTTCCCAAATCGATTGAATTGCAAACAGATTTACCAAAAGACCTGTGGACTGTTTATGGTGATGCTACTCAAATCCATCAAGTATTGATGAATTTAGTAGTTAATGCTAATGATGCCATGCCAAATGGCGGAGTACTCAAAATTGTTGCTGAAAATGTGGTACTTGATGAACAGTACGCCAGAATGCATCTTGATGCCCAAGCGGGGACTTATACAGTCATTACAGTCGAGGATACTGGCATAGGTATGCCGCCAGAAGTCCAAGAACGGATTTTTGAGCCATTTTTCACTACCAAAGAAGTAGGTAAAGGCACGGGGTTAGGACTTTCTACGGTAATTAGCATTGTCAAAAATCATGGTGGATTTGTCAATGTCTATAGTGAAGTGGGTAGAGGCACAAAATTTCAAATTTACTTCCCAGCATCAGAGGGCGCTGAAACTCAGCAATCTGCTCAAGAAAGAGAAGAACTGACAGGAAATGACGAGTTAATACTGGTAGTAGATGATGAAGTTACTATTCGTGAAATTACTAAAAGTTCTTTAGAAGCTTACAATTACCGTGTCATTACTGCCAGTGATGGTGTAGAAGCAGTAACAATATATGCACAGCAGTGGCAGGAAATTAGTATAGTCTTGCTGGATATGATGATGCCAGCAATGGATGGAGCGATCGCCATCCGCACGTTACAAAAAATCAATCCTGATGTCAAAATTATTGCTACTAGCGGACTGCTGTCACAGCGAACAATTGCCGAATCTCAAGGCACAGGAGTAAAAGCATTCTTATCAAAACCTTGTACGGCGAAAGATTTATTATTGGCGATTAGTGCAGTTAAGTAG
- a CDS encoding adenosine deaminase: MALYAELHRHLGGSVVPRVLWRYFERHSSELISRFADYPEFEEFYTRPRNTLDEYLELHTLVESVQTVETLPYFIYRLLRGAYIFENLAYLELRYTPYLRTPEYLSQSQRIDKMAEIVDVVGRASKISEYPIVTSQILCMHSRLPYEVNKAIVDLAAQSKQYVCAVDIAGGDSYYRDRLQEWSELYEYALSLGINTTGHLYETTAGFYPELLPYLMRIGHGIQIPLLYPELLPDLAKRNQCLEVCPTTYLKTGTLQDIRQLKLVFDRCFDAGVDIAICTDNAGLHNVRLPFEYENLLTYDIINFEQLQACQDAAFRHAFAWPYTQRPASMLNGLLKPQSAQILAMKTN, translated from the coding sequence ATGGCTTTATACGCAGAATTACACAGGCATCTGGGTGGTTCGGTTGTACCGCGAGTTCTGTGGCGATATTTTGAGCGCCATTCTTCGGAACTAATTTCTCGGTTTGCTGACTATCCAGAATTTGAAGAGTTTTACACGCGTCCTCGCAACACATTAGATGAGTATTTAGAGTTGCACACCCTTGTGGAAAGCGTGCAAACAGTGGAAACTTTGCCTTACTTTATTTATCGCTTACTTCGGGGTGCTTACATTTTTGAAAATTTAGCGTATTTAGAACTGCGTTACACCCCTTATTTGCGAACACCCGAATATCTCAGTCAATCTCAGAGAATTGATAAGATGGCGGAAATTGTTGATGTGGTGGGTAGAGCAAGCAAAATCTCAGAATATCCAATTGTTACCAGTCAAATTTTGTGTATGCACTCCCGCCTACCCTACGAGGTAAATAAGGCGATTGTTGATCTAGCAGCACAAAGCAAGCAGTATGTTTGTGCAGTAGATATTGCTGGCGGAGATAGCTACTATCGCGATCGCCTCCAAGAATGGAGCGAGCTATATGAATATGCCTTGTCTTTGGGAATTAATACCACAGGACATCTTTACGAAACTACTGCTGGCTTTTACCCAGAACTTTTACCCTACTTAATGCGGATTGGACATGGGATTCAAATACCCCTGCTGTATCCCGAACTACTGCCAGATTTAGCCAAACGAAACCAATGTTTGGAAGTTTGTCCCACAACCTACTTAAAAACTGGTACTTTACAGGATATCCGCCAACTGAAACTGGTTTTTGACCGTTGTTTCGATGCTGGAGTAGATATTGCCATCTGTACTGATAATGCCGGATTGCACAATGTGCGTCTGCCGTTTGAGTACGAAAATCTCTTGACATACGACATTATTAACTTTGAACAGCTCCAAGCTTGTCAGGACGCTGCTTTTCGCCATGCTTTTGCTTGGCCTTACACTCAACGCCCAGCATCTATGTTAAATGGTTTACTCAAGCCTCAATCAGCCCAGATTCTAGCGATGAAAACTAATTAA
- a CDS encoding rhodanese-like domain-containing protein, protein MIDSIAHDLKSRLEWGQPGFTILDVRDRHSFNKAHITGAVSLPIKDLAERAKSSFHTKREIFVYGENDAETTQAVNTLHQEGFTHVTELKGGLNAWKSVGGATEEI, encoded by the coding sequence ATGATTGATTCTATTGCCCATGACTTAAAATCGCGCCTAGAATGGGGTCAACCGGGTTTTACAATCCTGGATGTACGCGATCGCCATAGCTTCAACAAAGCTCATATTACTGGAGCAGTATCATTACCGATAAAAGATTTAGCTGAACGTGCTAAATCTAGTTTTCACACTAAACGTGAAATTTTTGTTTATGGTGAAAATGATGCAGAAACCACCCAAGCGGTAAATACCCTACACCAGGAAGGTTTTACCCACGTAACAGAACTTAAAGGTGGTCTTAATGCTTGGAAGTCTGTTGGAGGTGCAACAGAAGAAATCTAA
- the mutL gene encoding DNA mismatch repair endonuclease MutL: MVSTIQTLPTEVVHLIAAGEVIDSLASVVRELVENSIDAGATRIVVSIWPEQWRVRVTDNGCGMNLEDLQRAASAHSTSKIRICADLWKITSLGFRGEALHSLTTLADLEILSRPAPSVEGGVCGWRVVYGYTGEVVHLEAAAIAPGTVVTVSNLFGNCLGRRQGLPSTAQQMKVVQTTIQQIALCHPHIAWQVWQNDREWFTISPASTMGQLIPQILHQVRASDLQELQVEIPEKESQANDSKLNLVIGLPDRASRHRPDWLRVAVNGRMVKTSELEQTILGAFHRTLPRDRYPICCLHLLISPGHINWNRNPAKTEIYLNDVNYWQQQISQAIEQALRLNSATVKEAVHTSRVGKLIKAAEEKSNYNINPSQPAEPNQTSHYLTAVGQVNNTYIVAEHPGGLWLVEQHIAHERVLYEQLCDNWQLVPVEPPIILYQLSPAQVSQLQRIGLDIEPFGEQLWAVRSLPALLQQRDDCADAILELSWGGDLQTAQVAVACRSAIRNGTPLSLPEMQTLLNDWQRTRNPRTCPHGRPIYLSLEESALARFFRRHWVIGKSHGI, from the coding sequence ATGGTATCTACGATACAAACTTTACCAACAGAAGTTGTACATTTAATCGCTGCTGGAGAGGTAATAGACTCTTTAGCTTCTGTAGTGCGGGAATTGGTAGAAAATTCCATAGATGCAGGTGCAACGCGGATTGTGGTTTCGATTTGGCCGGAGCAGTGGCGCGTGCGGGTAACAGACAATGGTTGTGGAATGAACCTAGAAGACTTACAGCGAGCCGCATCAGCCCACAGCACAAGTAAGATCCGCATCTGTGCAGATTTATGGAAAATTACTAGTTTGGGATTTCGCGGTGAAGCGTTGCACAGTTTGACGACTTTGGCTGATTTAGAAATTTTGAGTCGCCCAGCCCCTTCTGTGGAAGGTGGGGTTTGTGGATGGCGAGTAGTTTACGGCTATACAGGAGAAGTAGTACATTTAGAGGCAGCAGCGATCGCTCCTGGTACGGTTGTCACAGTCTCCAACCTGTTTGGTAATTGCTTGGGGCGACGGCAAGGTTTACCCTCAACAGCACAGCAAATGAAAGTGGTGCAAACCACAATCCAACAAATTGCCTTATGCCATCCCCACATCGCTTGGCAAGTTTGGCAAAATGACCGTGAATGGTTTACCATCTCCCCAGCCTCAACGATGGGACAACTGATACCGCAAATTCTTCATCAAGTGCGAGCTAGCGATTTGCAAGAGTTGCAGGTAGAAATACCTGAAAAAGAGTCACAAGCGAATGATTCAAAGCTGAATTTGGTAATCGGATTACCCGATCGCGCTTCACGCCATCGCCCGGATTGGTTGCGGGTAGCTGTAAACGGACGGATGGTAAAAACATCGGAACTAGAGCAAACTATTTTAGGGGCATTTCACAGGACGTTACCACGCGATCGCTATCCCATTTGTTGCCTGCATCTTTTGATTTCTCCAGGGCATATTAACTGGAACCGTAACCCAGCGAAAACAGAAATTTACCTCAACGATGTAAATTACTGGCAACAGCAAATTAGTCAGGCGATTGAACAAGCACTCCGCCTTAATTCTGCCACTGTTAAGGAAGCTGTTCACACTAGTCGAGTCGGGAAATTAATCAAAGCTGCTGAAGAAAAAAGTAACTATAATATCAACCCTTCCCAGCCAGCTGAACCAAATCAAACTTCCCACTACTTAACAGCCGTCGGTCAAGTTAATAACACCTATATTGTTGCCGAACATCCGGGTGGTTTGTGGTTAGTAGAACAGCACATTGCTCACGAACGAGTTTTGTACGAGCAATTATGCGATAACTGGCAACTAGTCCCCGTCGAGCCGCCAATAATTCTCTATCAATTATCGCCAGCCCAAGTATCGCAATTGCAACGCATCGGTTTAGATATAGAACCCTTCGGCGAACAGCTTTGGGCAGTTCGCAGCCTACCCGCACTATTGCAACAGCGAGACGACTGTGCAGACGCAATTTTAGAACTGAGTTGGGGAGGTGACTTACAAACAGCACAAGTAGCTGTTGCTTGTCGCAGTGCTATTCGCAACGGTACACCCCTGAGCTTACCAGAAATGCAAACACTACTAAATGACTGGCAGCGTACTCGCAATCCTCGTACTTGTCCCCACGGACGCCCAATTTATTTGTCTTTGGAGGAATCAGCCTTAGCGCGGTTTTTCCGGCGTCATTGGGTAATTGGTAAGAGTCATGGGATTTGA
- a CDS encoding MerR family transcriptional regulator: MTSELTIQQVAEATGLSVHALRYYEKVGLLAPIQRAANGHRRYSVEDVAWLEFLVRLRTTGMSIQQVLAFANLVRENPHDVQQRRLLLEAHRDKVRQNLEELAHHLHVIELKIAHYQELEAKGESDRNCIFKE, translated from the coding sequence ATGACTAGTGAATTAACCATCCAACAAGTTGCAGAGGCAACAGGTTTAAGCGTCCACGCTTTACGGTACTACGAAAAAGTTGGACTTTTGGCTCCAATTCAACGCGCAGCCAACGGCCATAGACGATATTCTGTTGAAGATGTTGCTTGGTTGGAATTCCTAGTCCGACTGCGGACAACAGGTATGTCGATTCAACAAGTTCTTGCCTTTGCAAATCTAGTTCGTGAAAATCCTCATGATGTTCAACAAAGACGTCTGCTTTTGGAAGCACACCGCGATAAAGTCAGGCAAAATCTTGAAGAATTGGCTCATCATCTACACGTGATTGAGTTGAAAATTGCACACTATCAAGAACTAGAAGCAAAGGGAGAAAGTGATCGCAACTGTATCTTCAAAGAATAA
- a CDS encoding glucose 1-dehydrogenase, giving the protein MRFQNKVVLVTGGNSGIGCASAIAFAREGAKVAIAARREQEGQEIVQLIKESGGEATFIQTDVSSSEEIATLISKTIEIYGRLDCAFNNAGTEGIFAPMLELREEDWDRTIAVNLKAVWLCMKHEIETFLKQGTGGVIVNTSSWLAVGALVGSTIYSASKAGIDGLMRSAALEFAQSGIRINNINPGIIDTPMLRRFGNDAAFLKPFIAHTPMQRLGTPQEVAETVLWLCSDAASFMNGQSILIDGGWTIPGIRNWLQASGE; this is encoded by the coding sequence ATGCGATTCCAAAATAAGGTTGTCCTCGTAACTGGGGGCAATTCTGGGATTGGTTGTGCCAGCGCGATCGCTTTTGCCAGGGAAGGCGCAAAAGTTGCGATCGCAGCTAGACGCGAGCAAGAAGGGCAGGAAATCGTTCAGCTGATTAAGGAAAGTGGTGGTGAAGCTACATTTATTCAAACTGATGTTTCTAGCAGTGAAGAAATCGCCACACTCATCTCTAAAACTATTGAAATTTACGGAAGATTGGATTGTGCCTTCAACAACGCTGGAACGGAAGGTATTTTTGCTCCCATGCTGGAACTTAGGGAAGAAGATTGGGATAGAACGATCGCTGTCAACCTGAAAGCAGTCTGGCTGTGCATGAAGCATGAAATTGAGACATTTCTGAAACAGGGAACGGGTGGAGTAATAGTGAACACTTCTTCCTGGCTAGCAGTTGGCGCATTGGTGGGTTCAACCATTTATTCCGCTAGCAAAGCTGGAATTGATGGGTTAATGCGATCGGCAGCTCTTGAATTTGCTCAATCTGGTATCCGTATAAACAATATTAATCCAGGCATTATAGATACACCGATGCTGCGTCGGTTTGGTAATGATGCGGCGTTTCTCAAACCATTTATTGCCCATACTCCCATGCAACGTTTGGGAACCCCACAAGAAGTTGCCGAAACTGTTCTTTGGCTATGTTCAGACGCTGCTTCATTTATGAATGGTCAAAGTATTTTAATTGATGGTGGGTGGACTATTCCAGGTATAAGAAATTGGTTACAAGCTTCAGGAGAGTAG